A genome region from Brassica oleracea var. oleracea cultivar TO1000 chromosome C2, BOL, whole genome shotgun sequence includes the following:
- the LOC106324235 gene encoding protein VARIATION IN COMPOUND TRIGGERED ROOT growth response-like, which produces MIEEIVSDVSDKLLLTPSEDSENFVGIEDHIANLSVLLRLDLEEVRMVGLWGFSGIGKTTIARVLFNRLSRHFQGRIFIDRAFLSKSMDIYSQANPYDYNMKLHLQSKFLSKILGKKDIEISQLGELAGRLKHHKVLVFIDDLNDQVVLDSLVGQTQWFGSGSDRSLAKGYQC; this is translated from the coding sequence ATGATTGAAGAAATTGTTAGTGATGTTTCGGATAAACTACTTCTAACTCCATCAGAGGATTCTGAGAACTTTGTCGGTATTGAAGATCATATCGCAAACCTGAGTGTGTTGTTGCGGTTGGACTTAGAGGAAGTAAGGATGGTTGGTTTATGGGGTTTTTCAGGTATTGGCAAGACTACCATTGCAAGAGTTCTGTTCAACCGACTTTCTCGACACTTTCAAGGCAGAATTTTCATTGACAGGGCTTTTTTATCTAAGAGTATGGACATTTACAGTCAAGCCAACCCATACGACTACAACATGAAGTTGCATTTACAATCGAAATTCCTATCGAAAATTCTAGGGAAAAAGGACATAGAGATAAGTCAATTAGGTGAATTAGCAGGGAGGCTGAAGCACCATAAAGTTCTTGTTTTCATTGATGATCTCAACGATCAAGTAGTGCTAGATTCCTTGGTTGGTCAAACTCAATGGTTTGGAAGTGGGAGTGATAGGTCCCTTGCCAAAGGTTATCAATGTTGA